A genomic window from Streptomyces sp. WMMC940 includes:
- a CDS encoding DUF4153 domain-containing protein, which produces MSSEPGGHTATAGSPSGDAPGEGRPLGAAPRDAVGGAGAPGAGSPGPPGTRGAAQGHGSWAGPGRAHAHTHTQHGQPWRPSVERPEPWLASIRPARREPARAATLWCALATALLSALLLGDGLGVNLLIVAVPATLAAYFAARAAGRRLRPWIGVWAVGGLALLLVPALRDAGWPTFLAVVSAMAVGSLALHGGRTWPGVVLGPVGVLDSLVTGPVWGWRGLRERADGSRGRWGPVLRASAVAAFLLLVFGALFASADAAFADLLGELTPDVSGIDAPWRLLLFLVGLAGALAAAHTAAAPLRWDRLTLRQGSARGRVEWALPLIVLDLLFAAFIAVQLAVLFGGYDKVLSETGLTYAEYARQGFWQLLWATLLTLAVIGLALRWAPRGGVRDSALVRAVLGTLCVLTLVVVASALRRMDLYVDAYGLTRLRISVAAMELWLGLVLVLIIAAGFLGSRWLPRAVAGSAAAAVLAFGLGSPDALVAERNVQRFESTGKIDVRYLRDLSADAVPALDALPEPVRSCALKDIERDLRETEQSWYETSWGQTRAREILEKRPASAGGPSCPDDVRYGGDGDEYTRDGYGEDADLDDFDPGTGMD; this is translated from the coding sequence GTGTCATCGGAGCCGGGCGGGCACACCGCGACAGCCGGGTCCCCGTCCGGCGATGCGCCGGGGGAGGGCCGTCCGCTCGGGGCCGCACCGCGCGACGCCGTCGGCGGTGCCGGTGCTCCGGGCGCCGGGTCCCCTGGACCACCGGGCACGCGCGGGGCCGCACAGGGCCACGGTTCGTGGGCCGGCCCCGGCCGCGCCCACGCGCACACGCACACGCAGCACGGACAGCCGTGGCGTCCATCGGTCGAACGGCCAGAACCCTGGCTCGCCTCCATCCGGCCCGCCCGGCGCGAGCCCGCTCGTGCGGCGACGCTCTGGTGCGCCCTCGCCACCGCACTGCTCAGCGCTCTGCTGCTCGGTGACGGGCTCGGGGTGAATCTGCTGATCGTCGCGGTGCCTGCCACGCTCGCCGCGTACTTCGCCGCCAGGGCCGCGGGCCGACGGCTGCGCCCCTGGATCGGTGTCTGGGCGGTCGGCGGCCTCGCACTGCTGCTGGTCCCGGCCCTGCGCGACGCGGGCTGGCCGACGTTCCTGGCCGTCGTCTCGGCGATGGCCGTCGGCTCGCTCGCACTTCACGGGGGGCGCACCTGGCCGGGCGTCGTCCTCGGCCCGGTCGGCGTTCTGGACTCGCTGGTGACCGGACCGGTGTGGGGGTGGCGCGGACTCCGCGAACGTGCCGACGGTTCGAGGGGCCGCTGGGGCCCCGTTCTGCGCGCGAGCGCGGTGGCCGCCTTCCTGCTCCTCGTGTTCGGCGCGTTGTTCGCGAGCGCCGACGCGGCGTTCGCCGATCTGCTCGGCGAGCTGACGCCGGACGTCTCGGGAATCGACGCCCCCTGGCGCCTCCTGCTGTTCCTCGTCGGACTGGCCGGGGCACTCGCGGCGGCGCACACCGCCGCGGCGCCGCTGCGCTGGGACCGGCTCACCCTGCGACAGGGCAGTGCGAGGGGCCGAGTCGAGTGGGCCCTTCCCCTGATCGTCCTGGACCTGCTCTTCGCGGCCTTCATAGCCGTCCAGCTCGCCGTCCTCTTCGGCGGGTACGACAAGGTGCTCAGCGAGACGGGACTCACCTACGCCGAGTACGCGCGGCAGGGTTTCTGGCAGCTGCTGTGGGCCACTCTGCTCACTCTCGCCGTCATCGGGCTGGCGCTGCGCTGGGCCCCACGCGGAGGGGTTCGCGACAGCGCCCTCGTCCGCGCGGTGCTGGGCACGCTGTGCGTGCTCACCCTGGTGGTGGTGGCCTCCGCGCTGCGCCGGATGGATCTCTACGTCGACGCGTACGGGCTGACGCGGCTGCGGATCTCGGTCGCCGCGATGGAGCTGTGGCTCGGACTCGTGCTGGTGCTGATCATCGCCGCGGGGTTCCTCGGGAGCCGCTGGCTGCCGCGCGCCGTCGCGGGCAGTGCCGCCGCCGCGGTCCTGGCCTTCGGCCTCGGCTCGCCCGACGCGCTGGTCGCCGAGCGCAACGTCCAGCGCTTCGAGAGCACGGGGAAGATCGACGTCCGGTATCTCCGAGACCTCTCGGCCGACGCCGTTCCCGCTCTCGACGCCCTTCCCGAGCCGGTGCGCTCCTGCGCGCTGAAGGACATCGAACGCGACCTGCGGGAGACGGAGCAGTCCTGGTACGAGACGAGCTGGGGGCAGACCCGGGCGAGGGAGATCCTGGAGAAGCGGCCGGCATCGGCAGGCGGGCCGTCCTGCCCGGACGACGTGCGGTACGGAGGGGACGGGGACGAGTACACCCGTGACGGGTACGGCGAGGACGCCGACCTCGACGACTTCGACCCCGGTACCGGCATGGACTGA
- a CDS encoding ribonuclease HII: MPYEPPTHTVERSLRATTGAKIIAGVDEVGRGAWAGPVTVCAAVTGLRRPPEGLTDSKLITPKRRAVLAAELERWVTCHALGHASPEEIDDLGMTAALRLAAVRALDGLPVRPDAVILDGKHDYLGAPWRVRTVIKGDQSCVAVAAASVIAKVRRDALMAELGLEAAAFEPYAFAENAGYPSPVHKAALHELGPTPFHRLSWAYLDAMPRWRHLKKVRLPVEAAALESGGQLGFDF, encoded by the coding sequence ATGCCGTACGAACCACCCACCCACACCGTTGAGCGCTCACTCCGCGCCACCACCGGTGCCAAGATCATCGCCGGTGTCGACGAGGTCGGGCGAGGGGCGTGGGCCGGTCCTGTCACGGTGTGCGCGGCCGTCACGGGTCTGCGCAGGCCCCCCGAGGGGCTGACCGACTCCAAGCTGATCACTCCCAAGCGCCGCGCCGTCCTGGCCGCGGAGCTGGAGAGATGGGTCACCTGCCATGCGCTCGGGCACGCCTCCCCGGAGGAGATCGACGACCTGGGCATGACGGCGGCCTTGCGGCTGGCGGCCGTGCGGGCTCTGGACGGGCTCCCCGTCCGGCCCGACGCGGTCATCCTGGACGGCAAGCACGACTACCTCGGCGCGCCCTGGCGGGTCCGGACGGTCATCAAGGGCGATCAGTCCTGTGTCGCCGTGGCGGCCGCCTCGGTGATCGCCAAGGTGCGGCGGGACGCGTTGATGGCCGAGCTCGGACTGGAAGCGGCGGCGTTCGAGCCGTATGCCTTCGCCGAGAACGCCGGCTACCCGTCGCCGGTGCACAAGGCGGCGCTGCACGAGCTCGGTCCCACCCCCTTCCACCGGCTTTCCTGGGCCTACCTCGACGCGATGCCGCGCTGGCGGCATCTGAAGAAGGTCCGGCTCCCGGTGGAGGCGGCCGCTCTGGAAAGCGGGGGCCAACTCGGCTTCGACTTCTGA
- a CDS encoding histidine phosphatase family protein, which yields MARPRRIVLVRHGESEGNADDSVYERKPDHALSLTDRGWRQAEETGDRLRGLFGHERVSVYVSPYRRTHQTLHAFRLDPRLVRVREEPRLREQDWGNWQERDAVRLQKAYRDAYGHFFYRFPQGESGADVYDRVGAFLESLYRSFESPEHPPNVLLVTHGLTMRLFCMRWFHWTVPEFESLSNPDNGETRVLLLGEDGRYTLDRPFERWCTPEWYGITG from the coding sequence ATGGCACGACCACGGCGCATCGTCCTCGTCCGGCACGGCGAGTCGGAGGGCAACGCCGACGACTCGGTCTACGAGCGCAAGCCCGACCATGCGCTGAGCCTCACCGACCGGGGGTGGCGCCAGGCCGAGGAGACCGGAGACCGGCTGCGCGGGCTGTTCGGCCACGAGCGCGTCAGTGTCTATGTGTCGCCTTACCGACGTACCCACCAGACCCTCCACGCGTTCCGTCTCGACCCCCGGCTCGTCCGGGTCAGGGAGGAGCCGCGGCTGCGCGAGCAGGACTGGGGAAACTGGCAGGAGAGGGACGCCGTGCGGTTGCAGAAGGCCTACCGCGACGCCTACGGCCACTTCTTCTACCGCTTTCCGCAGGGCGAGTCGGGAGCCGATGTGTACGACCGGGTGGGGGCGTTCCTGGAGAGCCTCTACCGGAGCTTCGAATCGCCCGAGCACCCGCCCAACGTCCTGCTCGTCACCCACGGACTGACCATGCGCCTCTTCTGCATGCGCTGGTTCCACTGGACGGTGCCCGAATTCGAGTCGCTGTCGAATCCCGACAACGGCGAGACGCGGGTGCTGCTGCTCGGCGAGGACGGCCGGTACACGCTGGACAGGCCCTTCGAGCGCTGGTGCACTCCCGAGTGGTACGGGATCACCGGTTAG
- a CDS encoding RecQ family ATP-dependent DNA helicase, which yields MTNADRAALRASADAVLARLVGDTTGAAELREDQWRAIEALVADKRRALVVQRTGWGKSAVYFVATSLLRERGSGPTVIVSPLLALMRNQVEAAARAGVRARTINSSNTEEWETVQDEVAAGAVDVLLVSPERLNNPDFRDQVLPKLAAATGLLVVDEAHCISDWGHDFRPDYRRLRTMLADLAPGVPVLATTATANARVTADVAEQLGTGAGTDALVLRGPLDRESLSLGVLQLPDAAHRLAWLADHLGELPGSGIIYTLTVAAAEEVTAYLRHCGHTVASYTGRTENADRQQAEDDLLANRVKALVATSALGMGFDKPDLGFVVHLGSPSSPIAYYQQVGRAGRGVEHAEVLLLPGKEDEAIWQYFASVAFPSEDLVRRTLDVLEQAERPLSLPALEPLVELRRTRLETMLKVLDVDGAVHRVKGGWTTTGRPWVYDAQRYAWVARQREAEQQAMRDYASAVACRMEFLRRQLDDEEAAPCGRCDNCAGSRFDASVSAAALDAARGELGRPGVEVEPRKMWPTGLPAVGVDLKGRIPVGEQAFTGRALGRLSDIGWGNRLRPMLSAQAQDGPVPADVADAVVSVLADWARGPGGWSSGAADAPARPVGVVTVASRRRPGLVGSLGARIAEVGRMPLLGAVEYTAGSEDRHISRTNSAQRVRGLHESLVVPPDLARTVAEAGGPVLLVDDLSDSGWTLAVASRLLRRAGAEGVFPLVLAVQA from the coding sequence ATGACCAACGCAGACCGCGCAGCACTCAGGGCATCGGCCGACGCCGTACTCGCACGTCTCGTCGGGGACACCACCGGCGCCGCCGAACTGCGCGAGGACCAGTGGCGGGCCATCGAGGCGCTCGTCGCCGACAAGCGCAGGGCGCTGGTCGTGCAGCGGACCGGCTGGGGCAAGTCCGCCGTGTACTTCGTCGCCACGTCACTGCTGCGTGAGCGGGGCAGCGGTCCGACGGTGATCGTCTCGCCCCTGCTCGCGCTCATGCGGAACCAGGTGGAGGCCGCCGCCCGGGCGGGTGTCCGGGCCAGGACGATCAATTCGTCGAACACGGAGGAGTGGGAGACCGTCCAGGACGAGGTGGCCGCCGGTGCGGTGGACGTGCTGCTGGTCAGTCCCGAGCGGCTGAACAACCCGGACTTCCGGGACCAGGTGCTGCCGAAGCTCGCCGCGGCGACCGGCCTGCTCGTGGTGGACGAGGCGCACTGCATCTCGGACTGGGGCCATGACTTCCGCCCCGACTACCGGCGGTTGCGCACGATGCTCGCCGATCTGGCGCCCGGTGTCCCGGTGCTGGCCACGACCGCGACGGCCAACGCCCGTGTGACCGCCGACGTGGCTGAGCAACTGGGCACCGGCGCGGGTACCGACGCGCTGGTGCTGCGCGGGCCGCTCGACCGGGAGAGCCTCAGCCTCGGCGTGCTCCAACTCCCCGACGCCGCCCACCGGCTGGCCTGGCTGGCCGATCATCTCGGTGAGCTGCCCGGCTCGGGGATCATCTACACGCTCACGGTCGCGGCCGCCGAGGAGGTGACGGCTTACCTGAGGCACTGCGGACACACGGTGGCGTCGTACACGGGCCGTACGGAGAACGCGGACCGGCAGCAGGCGGAGGACGACCTGCTCGCCAACCGGGTCAAGGCCCTGGTCGCCACCTCCGCGCTCGGGATGGGGTTCGACAAGCCGGACCTCGGATTCGTGGTGCACCTCGGATCGCCCTCCTCGCCCATCGCCTACTACCAGCAGGTGGGCAGGGCCGGTCGCGGTGTGGAGCATGCCGAGGTGCTGCTCCTGCCCGGCAAGGAGGACGAGGCGATCTGGCAGTACTTCGCCTCGGTCGCCTTCCCGTCCGAGGACCTCGTGCGCCGCACCCTCGACGTGCTGGAGCAGGCGGAGCGGCCCCTGTCCCTCCCCGCGCTGGAGCCGCTCGTCGAGCTGCGCCGCACACGGCTGGAGACGATGCTCAAGGTCCTCGACGTGGACGGAGCGGTGCACAGGGTCAAGGGCGGCTGGACGACGACCGGCCGGCCGTGGGTGTACGACGCCCAGCGCTACGCATGGGTGGCGCGTCAACGCGAGGCCGAGCAGCAGGCGATGCGTGACTACGCGTCGGCTGTGGCCTGCCGGATGGAGTTCCTGCGCCGGCAGCTGGACGACGAGGAGGCCGCCCCGTGCGGCCGCTGCGACAACTGCGCCGGCTCCCGCTTCGACGCCTCGGTGTCCGCCGCCGCACTGGATGCCGCGCGCGGTGAACTGGGGCGCCCGGGCGTCGAGGTGGAGCCCCGCAAGATGTGGCCCACAGGTCTTCCGGCGGTCGGCGTGGATCTGAAGGGGCGCATTCCCGTGGGCGAACAGGCTTTCACGGGCCGGGCGCTGGGCCGGCTCTCCGACATCGGCTGGGGCAACCGGCTGCGTCCGATGCTCTCCGCGCAGGCCCAGGACGGTCCGGTGCCCGCCGATGTGGCCGATGCGGTCGTCAGTGTCCTGGCCGACTGGGCCAGGGGCCCGGGTGGTTGGTCCTCCGGGGCCGCCGACGCACCTGCCCGTCCCGTCGGCGTGGTGACCGTCGCCTCGCGCCGCAGGCCGGGCCTCGTCGGCTCGCTCGGAGCCCGCATCGCGGAGGTCGGGAGGATGCCTCTCCTCGGCGCCGTCGAGTACACGGCCGGTTCGGAGGACCGGCACATCTCTCGCACGAACAGCGCTCAGCGGGTGCGGGGGCTGCATGAATCCCTCGTCGTCCCACCGGATCTGGCACGGACGGTGGCCGAGGCGGGCGGTCCGGTGCTGCTCGTGGACGATCTTTCGGACAGCGGCTGGACCCTCGCGGTCGCGTCACGTCTGTTGCGCCGAGCGGGAGCTGAGGGGGTGTTTCCGCTGGTCCTGGCAGTTCAGGCGTGA
- a CDS encoding ADP-ribosylglycohydrolase family protein, whose product MTADSSLDRRLERALASLRGLSVGDALGSQFFVPSNYPLLKRRALPSGPWQWTDDTEMACSVVAVLAAHSRIDQDALARSFADHHDLDRGYGPAVNRMLRLVREGGDWRELASQLFNGQGSWGNGAAMRIAPLGAWYADDPEQATHQAEISAYTTHQHREAVVGSMAVAAAAALAAAPGGPPTPADLLDGVIALVPRSAVGQGLRRARDMLDYGDAGTVAAVLGRGRRTSAHDTVPFALWSAARALGDFEKTFWTTAQVGGDVDTTCAIAGGVVAAAEAGAPPAVWLAQTETLPDWLPARVA is encoded by the coding sequence ATGACCGCTGACTCCTCTCTCGACCGGCGCCTCGAACGCGCCCTGGCCAGCCTGCGCGGGCTGTCCGTGGGAGACGCCCTGGGCTCCCAGTTCTTCGTACCCTCCAACTATCCGCTGCTGAAACGGCGCGCGCTGCCGTCGGGGCCCTGGCAGTGGACCGACGACACCGAGATGGCCTGCTCGGTGGTGGCCGTGCTGGCCGCCCACAGCCGGATCGACCAGGACGCCCTCGCGCGGTCCTTCGCCGACCACCACGACCTCGACCGGGGTTACGGGCCCGCCGTGAACCGGATGCTGCGGCTTGTCCGCGAGGGCGGCGACTGGCGCGAGCTGGCCTCGCAGCTCTTCAACGGTCAGGGCTCGTGGGGCAACGGCGCGGCGATGCGTATCGCCCCGCTCGGCGCCTGGTACGCCGACGACCCCGAGCAGGCCACCCATCAGGCGGAGATCTCCGCGTACACGACGCACCAGCACCGCGAGGCAGTCGTGGGCAGCATGGCGGTCGCGGCGGCCGCGGCGCTCGCCGCCGCCCCGGGCGGGCCTCCGACGCCCGCCGACCTGCTCGACGGCGTGATCGCACTCGTGCCGCGCAGCGCGGTGGGGCAGGGGCTCCGCCGGGCGCGCGACATGCTCGACTACGGCGATGCCGGCACGGTCGCGGCCGTGCTCGGCCGGGGACGGCGCACGAGCGCGCACGACACCGTTCCGTTCGCGCTCTGGTCCGCGGCACGGGCGCTCGGGGACTTCGAGAAGACCTTCTGGACCACCGCGCAGGTCGGCGGGGACGTCGACACGACCTGCGCCATCGCGGGGGGAGTGGTCGCGGCGGCCGAGGCCGGGGCGCCGCCCGCGGTGTGGCTGGCACAGACCGAGACCCTGCCCGACTGGCTGCCCGCCCGGGTGGCCTGA